The stretch of DNA GCGGCGCTGTGCGCGCAGCAGGAGGACGAGCTCATCTTCTACGGCGACACGAAGCTGGGCTACGAGGGCCTGATGACGGCCAACGGCCGGCTCACCGTGCCGCTGGGCGACTGGACCACGGGGGGCGGCGGGTTCCAGGCCATCGTCGAGGCCACGCGCAAGCTCAACGAGCACGGCCACTTCGGCCCCTACGCCGTGGTGCTCTCGCCCCGCCTTTATTCGCTCCTGCACCGCATCTACGAGAAGACGGGCGTGCTGGAGATCGAGACCATCCGCCAGCTGGCGTCGGACGGCGTCTACCAGTCCAACCGCCTGCGCGGTGAGTCCGGCGTCGTGGTGTCCACGGGCCGGGAGAACATGGACCTGGCGGTGGCCATGGACATGGTGGCCGCGTACCTGGGCGCCTCGCGCATGAACCACCCGTTCCGCGTGCTGGAGGCGCTGCTGCTGCGCATCAAGCACCCGGACGCCATCTGCACGCTCGAGGGCGCCACCTCGTCGCCGGCCAAGCGGTAGTCCCGGGACGCGCTCGCACCCCATGGCCAAGGTCCTGGTCATCGACGACGAGGTGAACCTGCGCAAGGTGCTCGCCGCGATGCTGCGCCGAGACGGGTTCGACGTCACCGTCGCGGAGAACGGCGAGCAGGGGCTCGCCGAGTTCCACAAGAACGGCGCCGACATCGTCGTGACCGACCTGGTGATGCCCAAGGTGGGCGGCATGGAGGTGCTGAGCACC from Myxococcus stipitatus encodes:
- the encA gene encoding encapsulin nanocompartment shell protein EncA, which produces MPDFLGHAENPLREEEWARLNETVIQVARRSLVGRRILDIYGPLGAGVQTVPYDEFQGVSPGAVDIVGEQETAMVFTDARKFKTIPIIYKDFLLHWRDIEAARTHNMPLDVSAAAGAAALCAQQEDELIFYGDTKLGYEGLMTANGRLTVPLGDWTTGGGGFQAIVEATRKLNEHGHFGPYAVVLSPRLYSLLHRIYEKTGVLEIETIRQLASDGVYQSNRLRGESGVVVSTGRENMDLAVAMDMVAAYLGASRMNHPFRVLEALLLRIKHPDAICTLEGATSSPAKR